A part of Lujinxingia sediminis genomic DNA contains:
- a CDS encoding symmetrical bis(5'-nucleosyl)-tetraphosphatase has protein sequence MATIVVGDVHGCLRELKQVLERAGFEAGRDRAIFVGDLVNGGPDSLGVMRFVRGLGDAAEVVLGNHDLHMLAVGLGARKARDKDTFGDVLGAPDRDALLEWLRQRPMIVRAGQNLVVHAGLWPQWTATQAEAVAREVEAALRAEDFGRVFEVMYGNEPRQWRDDLEGEARLRVAINIMTRMRVLEADGSLEFDYKSTYEAIEAPRHAWFDAEPARWACDGPQADGVRVICGHWSALGYMQTPRLLALDTGCVWPRAQRGASGGRTPRSGDA, from the coding sequence ATGGCCACGATCGTGGTAGGTGATGTCCACGGGTGTCTCCGTGAGCTGAAGCAGGTGCTGGAGCGGGCGGGGTTTGAGGCGGGGCGTGACCGGGCGATATTTGTGGGCGATCTGGTCAACGGGGGGCCGGATTCGCTCGGGGTGATGCGCTTTGTGAGGGGGCTGGGGGATGCGGCCGAGGTGGTGCTGGGCAACCACGATCTGCATATGCTGGCGGTGGGGCTGGGAGCGCGGAAGGCCCGGGATAAGGATACCTTTGGGGATGTGCTCGGTGCCCCGGACCGGGACGCGCTTCTGGAGTGGCTTCGTCAACGGCCGATGATCGTGCGTGCGGGGCAGAATCTGGTGGTGCACGCCGGGCTGTGGCCTCAGTGGACCGCGACGCAGGCCGAGGCGGTGGCGCGGGAGGTTGAGGCGGCGTTGCGCGCTGAGGACTTCGGCCGGGTGTTTGAGGTTATGTACGGCAATGAGCCGCGGCAGTGGCGAGATGACCTTGAGGGCGAGGCGCGTCTGCGGGTGGCGATCAACATCATGACGCGCATGAGGGTGCTGGAGGCCGATGGCTCGTTGGAGTTCGACTATAAGTCGACCTACGAGGCGATCGAGGCGCCCCGACATGCCTGGTTTGACGCCGAGCCTGCGCGCTGGGCATGCGATGGGCCGCAGGCCGACGGGGTGCGCGTGATCTGCGGACATTGGTCGGCGCTGGGCTATATGCAGACGCCGCGTCTGCTCGCGCTTGATACAGGCTGTGTGTGGCCGCGCGCTCAGCGCGGTGCGTCTGGAGGACGGACACCTCGTTCAGGTGATGCGTGA
- a CDS encoding PAS domain S-box protein: MSSANQREWKRRSPSSKSFALTQPNYFLNVAELFLQFKVVESRVGEGEEHWLRHRTFESVEELLAVIASDRVPDVVLVRTDDAELAVDAVERLRDALSGRPTRIWLYGASQEVLAERFWMPVYSAGADDVFSWRPHGATERLKLRLRALAKRLGVRTEIDHALELVRKTIDVLPHAVFIRDASAQLVFCNRYICEFIGRSEHDLIGSDVTEVVIGPGDHHFQQQGFEQVLKDGRPLAREEEWVRADGVSRWLQVTRMRIQGTDGRRYVVGLASDVTHVRSLAEQISERDQVLAQINEHMPAILFQLEEEAQGSFRLPYLSVGMLPGFEALRQPGVRGEDALARVVSEDLQKVMDGQQARPGYVWRGTFRMLDDGGKVRWMSGHATATERAEGGIRWFGVVSDMTERQLMEERLAMADRLASLGTLSSGLAHEINNPLTVITSNLDVLLRRAGKEADAEVIEEMLGAAREGAQRIGSIVERLRGVASSGEPGSVDLRAMVETAVRVVRQEFEVEVRVRSQAEETIWVSGAAGGLVQSLVNVLNNSAEAVVGLPSERQVIDVELSYDPVAARARVEVKDRGHGMSEEVCRRAVEPFFTTHEVGEGSGLGLYSSHAIVEAMGGELTLESEDGVGTRVTIILPANFVSQSAPEGPAMARRPSVLVIDDELAIVEVVARLLKQDFDVFLATSAEEALERLLDGERFEAIISDLMMPRMSGMELFTEIASRYPDQAGRMGFISGGIYTDEARRFVDERPERLLLKPFGPRELRALVQRVARLVHAPAL; the protein is encoded by the coding sequence ATGAGTTCTGCAAACCAGCGTGAGTGGAAGCGTCGTTCGCCGAGCTCGAAGAGTTTTGCGCTGACCCAGCCCAACTACTTTCTCAACGTGGCCGAGCTCTTTTTGCAGTTCAAGGTCGTGGAGAGTCGGGTAGGGGAGGGCGAGGAGCACTGGTTGCGCCACCGCACCTTTGAGAGTGTGGAGGAGTTGCTGGCGGTGATTGCTTCGGATCGGGTGCCCGACGTGGTGCTGGTGCGTACCGACGATGCGGAGCTGGCTGTGGATGCGGTCGAGCGCTTGCGCGATGCGTTGAGCGGGCGGCCTACACGGATCTGGCTGTACGGGGCGAGCCAGGAGGTGCTGGCGGAGCGTTTCTGGATGCCGGTGTACAGCGCCGGTGCCGATGATGTGTTCTCGTGGCGGCCCCATGGTGCCACGGAGCGCTTGAAGTTGAGGCTGCGTGCGCTCGCAAAACGACTCGGAGTGCGCACCGAGATCGATCATGCGCTGGAGCTTGTACGAAAGACCATCGATGTCTTGCCGCACGCGGTTTTTATTCGGGATGCGAGCGCACAGCTTGTCTTTTGCAACCGCTACATCTGCGAATTTATCGGGCGATCGGAGCATGACCTGATCGGCTCCGATGTGACCGAGGTGGTGATCGGGCCCGGGGATCATCATTTTCAGCAGCAGGGCTTTGAGCAGGTGCTTAAAGACGGGCGTCCGCTTGCCAGGGAAGAGGAGTGGGTGCGTGCTGATGGCGTATCGCGGTGGCTTCAGGTGACGCGTATGCGCATTCAGGGCACCGACGGGCGACGTTATGTGGTGGGGTTGGCCAGTGATGTGACCCATGTACGCAGTCTGGCCGAGCAGATTAGCGAGCGCGATCAGGTGCTGGCCCAGATCAATGAGCATATGCCCGCGATCCTCTTCCAGCTTGAGGAGGAGGCCCAGGGGAGCTTTCGTCTGCCCTACCTTAGCGTCGGTATGTTGCCCGGTTTCGAAGCCCTTCGACAGCCCGGTGTGCGAGGGGAGGATGCGCTGGCTCGGGTGGTTTCCGAGGACCTTCAAAAGGTCATGGACGGTCAGCAGGCGCGACCGGGTTATGTCTGGCGGGGGACGTTTCGGATGCTCGACGACGGGGGCAAGGTACGCTGGATGTCGGGGCATGCCACTGCCACCGAGCGCGCTGAAGGTGGCATTCGCTGGTTCGGGGTGGTCTCCGATATGACCGAGCGTCAGCTGATGGAGGAGCGCCTGGCGATGGCCGACCGGCTTGCCTCCCTGGGGACGCTCTCCAGCGGGTTGGCCCATGAGATCAACAACCCGCTCACGGTGATCACGAGTAATCTCGATGTGCTTTTGCGAAGGGCGGGCAAAGAGGCCGATGCGGAGGTCATCGAGGAGATGCTGGGTGCGGCGCGGGAAGGGGCGCAGCGCATCGGCTCGATCGTTGAGAGGTTGCGCGGGGTGGCATCGTCGGGAGAGCCGGGCTCGGTGGATCTTCGGGCGATGGTGGAGACGGCGGTGCGGGTGGTGCGCCAGGAGTTCGAGGTGGAGGTCCGCGTTCGAAGTCAGGCCGAGGAAACCATCTGGGTCAGTGGGGCCGCCGGCGGGCTGGTGCAGTCGCTGGTCAATGTGCTGAACAACAGCGCCGAGGCCGTTGTGGGGCTGCCGTCTGAGCGCCAGGTCATCGACGTGGAGCTTAGTTACGACCCGGTTGCAGCGCGGGCTCGCGTGGAGGTGAAAGACCGTGGCCATGGCATGAGTGAGGAGGTTTGCCGCCGGGCGGTGGAGCCCTTCTTTACCACGCACGAAGTCGGGGAGGGGAGCGGGCTGGGCCTGTACTCCAGTCACGCTATTGTGGAGGCGATGGGCGGCGAACTCACCCTTGAGAGCGAGGATGGTGTCGGAACCCGGGTGACGATTATTCTGCCCGCGAACTTTGTCAGTCAGTCCGCGCCAGAAGGGCCGGCGATGGCGCGACGGCCCTCGGTGCTGGTGATCGACGATGAGTTGGCGATCGTGGAGGTGGTCGCGCGTCTGCTCAAGCAGGACTTCGATGTGTTTCTGGCCACAAGTGCCGAGGAGGCGCTGGAGCGGCTGCTCGACGGGGAGCGATTTGAGGCGATCATCAGCGATTTGATGATGCCTCGGATGAGTGGGATGGAGCTTTTTACCGAGATCGCCAGTCGTTATCCGGATCAGGCCGGGCGGATGGGCTTTATCAGCGGGGGGATTTATACCGATGAGGCGCGGCGCTTTGTGGACGAGCGCCCTGAGCGTTTGCTGCTCAAGCCCTTCGGCCCGCGGGAGCTGCGCGCGCTGGTGCAGCGTGTGGCGAGGCTGGTTCATGCGCCGGCGCTCTGA
- the mutH gene encoding DNA mismatch repair endonuclease MutH — protein sequence MRRTPTTPTELLARARQLAGLTLGDLAGTLNTPVPANLRRHKGWVGRLLEDALGADASTAQAPDFAELGIELKTLPVDTSGKPRESTFVTCVELAHPDDIRWETSHVRQKLARVLFIPVLSETGIDLGDRLVGQPLLWQPSPAEEALLRADWEGHMRTIRQGYAHAITARDGEVLQIRPKGARASSRVWGIGPSGELELIQPRAYYLRAGFTAGIIARSFALST from the coding sequence ATGAGACGTACGCCCACAACCCCTACAGAACTTCTCGCTCGCGCTCGCCAACTGGCCGGCCTCACCCTGGGCGACCTCGCTGGCACACTTAACACCCCGGTGCCCGCAAACCTGCGCCGCCATAAAGGCTGGGTGGGGCGCCTGCTCGAAGACGCCCTGGGTGCCGACGCCTCCACCGCTCAGGCTCCCGACTTCGCCGAGTTGGGCATCGAACTCAAAACGCTGCCTGTCGACACGTCTGGAAAACCCCGCGAGTCGACCTTTGTGACCTGTGTGGAACTCGCCCACCCCGATGACATCCGCTGGGAGACCAGCCACGTGCGTCAGAAACTCGCCCGTGTGCTCTTTATCCCCGTACTCAGTGAGACCGGCATCGACCTCGGCGATCGCCTCGTGGGTCAACCGCTCCTCTGGCAACCCTCGCCGGCCGAAGAGGCCCTGCTGCGCGCCGACTGGGAGGGCCATATGCGTACCATCCGCCAGGGTTACGCCCACGCCATCACTGCCCGCGATGGCGAGGTTCTGCAGATCCGCCCCAAGGGTGCCCGCGCATCCAGCCGCGTCTGGGGCATCGGCCCCAGCGGCGAGCTCGAGCTGATTCAACCTCGCGCCTACTACCTGCGTGCCGGCTTCACCGCCGGCATCATCGCCCGCAGCTTCGCGCTCAGCACCTGA
- a CDS encoding serpin family protein, whose translation MIRSLSRNLLTAALAISLAACSQLDEQPNTSPEPEGPGDVVRSELSRIIAPEVDVSVQEQLAADNRDFAFNLFAQLREEAEVGENIFVSPHSISLALAMTYGGAEANTKAEMAEALHFTLPDEDLHPAFNLLDQELASRSEYEPSEESGGEPLVLNVVNQTWGQQGFSFESDFLDLLALHYGAEMRLVDFAGATEAIRLEINQWVEDQTNERIKDLLPEGVLSAETRLVLVNAIYFYGSWLNAFNEALTEDAAFTLLDESQVNVPMMKQAAEFGFYEDESTVAASLPYVGDEASMIVWMPADAEADFEAWEQAMVREDFDAMAAAVRGTRDGEVFLPRFESEGDYSLVGPLKELGMEDAFEFCAADFGGINGSEPCIPGSSLSISEILHKSFVSVDEEGTEAAAATAVIMAGPDSSIPENPPSVRFDRPFYYAVYDHGTSTILFMGRMLDPS comes from the coding sequence ATGATTCGATCTCTCTCTCGCAACCTGTTGACCGCCGCGCTGGCCATAAGTCTTGCGGCCTGCTCCCAACTCGACGAGCAACCCAACACCAGCCCCGAGCCGGAGGGGCCGGGTGATGTGGTGCGCAGCGAGCTCAGCCGCATCATAGCTCCGGAGGTCGACGTATCGGTTCAGGAGCAGCTCGCTGCCGACAACCGTGACTTCGCGTTCAACCTCTTCGCGCAGCTGCGTGAGGAGGCGGAGGTCGGTGAGAACATTTTTGTCTCGCCGCACTCCATTTCGCTGGCGTTGGCAATGACCTACGGCGGGGCCGAGGCGAACACGAAGGCGGAGATGGCTGAGGCGCTGCACTTTACGCTGCCCGATGAAGATCTGCACCCGGCGTTCAACCTGCTCGATCAGGAGCTGGCCAGCCGCTCGGAGTACGAGCCTTCGGAGGAGAGCGGCGGAGAGCCCCTGGTGCTCAACGTGGTCAATCAGACCTGGGGGCAGCAGGGCTTTAGTTTTGAGTCGGACTTCCTCGATCTGCTTGCGCTTCATTACGGCGCGGAGATGCGGCTTGTGGACTTCGCGGGCGCCACGGAAGCCATTCGTCTGGAGATCAATCAGTGGGTTGAAGATCAGACCAACGAACGCATCAAAGACCTTCTGCCCGAGGGCGTTCTCAGCGCAGAGACTCGCCTGGTGCTGGTCAACGCGATTTATTTCTATGGCAGTTGGTTGAACGCGTTTAACGAAGCGCTGACCGAAGACGCCGCCTTTACGTTGCTCGACGAAAGTCAGGTCAACGTGCCCATGATGAAGCAGGCGGCGGAGTTCGGGTTTTACGAGGACGAGAGCACGGTGGCGGCCTCGCTTCCCTATGTGGGCGATGAGGCGTCGATGATTGTGTGGATGCCCGCCGACGCCGAGGCCGATTTCGAGGCGTGGGAGCAGGCGATGGTCCGCGAAGACTTCGATGCGATGGCAGCAGCTGTACGAGGCACACGGGATGGCGAGGTCTTCCTGCCGCGCTTTGAGAGTGAGGGCGACTACTCTCTGGTCGGTCCCTTGAAGGAGCTGGGAATGGAGGATGCCTTCGAATTCTGCGCGGCGGATTTTGGTGGCATCAACGGCTCGGAGCCCTGCATCCCGGGGAGCTCGCTCTCCATCTCGGAGATTCTGCACAAGAGCTTTGTGAGCGTCGACGAGGAAGGCACCGAGGCGGCTGCGGCCACGGCGGTGATCATGGCGGGCCCGGATTCCTCAATTCCGGAGAACCCGCCCAGCGTGCGCTTTGATCGTCCCTTCTACTACGCGGTCTACGACCACGGCACCTCGACGATCCTCTTTATGGGGCGGATGCTCGATCCGAGCTAA
- a CDS encoding serpin family protein produces the protein MIRSLSRNLLTAALAISLAACSQLDEKPNTSPEPEGPGDVVRSELSRIMAPEVDVSVQEQLAADNRDFAFNLFAQLREEAEAGENIFVSPHSISLALAMTYGGAEANTKAEMAEALRFTLPDEDLHPAFNLLDQELASRSEYEPSEESGGEPLVLNVINQTWGQQGFSFESDFLDLLALHYGAEMRIVDFTSATEAIRLEINQWVEDQTNERIKDLLPEGVLSSDTRLVLVNAIYFYGSWLNAFDEDLTEDAAFTLLDESQVNVPMMKQAAEFGFYDDETTVAVSLPYVGDEASMIVWMPADAGADFEAWEQAMAREDFDAMAAAVRGTRDGEVFLPRFESEGDYTLVDTLKELGMEDAFDFCAADFGGITGSDPCVTGQSLYISEILHKSFVSVDEKGTEAAAATAVIMDTEAGIPENPPSVRFDRPFYYAVYDHGTSTILFMGRMLDPS, from the coding sequence ATGATTCGATCTCTCTCTCGCAACCTGTTGACCGCCGCGCTGGCTATAAGTCTTGCGGCCTGCTCCCAACTCGACGAGAAACCCAACACCAGCCCCGAGCCGGAGGGGCCGGGTGATGTGGTGCGCAGCGAGCTCAGCCGCATCATGGCTCCGGAGGTCGACGTATCGGTTCAGGAGCAGCTCGCTGCCGACAACCGTGACTTCGCGTTCAACCTCTTCGCGCAGCTGCGCGAGGAGGCGGAGGCCGGTGAGAACATTTTTGTTTCGCCGCACTCCATTTCGCTGGCGCTGGCAATGACCTACGGGGGCGCCGAGGCGAACACGAAGGCGGAGATGGCCGAGGCGCTGCGCTTTACGCTGCCCGATGAAGATCTGCACCCGGCGTTCAACCTGCTCGACCAGGAGCTGGCCAGCCGCTCGGAGTACGAACCTTCGGAGGAGAGCGGCGGAGAGCCCCTGGTGCTCAACGTGATCAATCAAACCTGGGGCCAGCAAGGCTTTAGTTTTGAGTCGGACTTCCTCGATCTGCTTGCGCTTCATTACGGCGCGGAGATGCGGATTGTGGACTTCACGAGCGCCACGGAAGCCATTCGTCTGGAGATCAATCAGTGGGTTGAAGATCAAACCAACGAACGCATCAAAGACCTTTTGCCCGAGGGCGTTCTCAGCTCCGACACGCGCCTGGTACTGGTCAACGCGATCTACTTTTACGGCAGTTGGTTAAACGCGTTTGACGAAGATCTGACCGAAGACGCCGCCTTTACGCTGCTCGACGAAAGTCAGGTCAACGTGCCCATGATGAAGCAGGCGGCGGAGTTCGGGTTCTATGACGATGAAACCACGGTGGCGGTGTCGCTTCCCTATGTGGGCGATGAGGCGTCGATGATTGTGTGGATGCCCGCTGATGCCGGCGCCGACTTCGAGGCGTGGGAGCAGGCGATGGCCCGCGAAGACTTCGATGCGATGGCTGCAGCTGTGCGAGGCACACGGGATGGCGAAGTCTTCCTGCCGCGCTTTGAGAGTGAGGGCGACTACACCCTGGTCGATACCTTGAAGGAGCTGGGAATGGAGGATGCCTTCGACTTCTGCGCGGCGGATTTTGGTGGCATCACCGGCTCGGATCCCTGCGTCACCGGGCAGTCGCTCTACATCTCGGAGATCCTGCATAAGAGCTTTGTGAGCGTCGATGAGAAGGGCACCGAGGCGGCTGCGGCCACCGCGGTGATCATGGACACGGAGGCCGGAATTCCGGAGAACCCGCCCAGCGTGCGCTTTGATCGCCCCTTCTACTACGCGGTCTACGACCACGGTACCTCGACGATTCTCTTTATGGGGCGGATGCTCGATCCGAGCTGA
- a CDS encoding sensor histidine kinase, producing MTGLVDYFVPAHFPAEGLQRRQARIAVQSVFALLGWGPVACALYYFGGSPAAMWAVAAATVTSVITPFLLKWTGSLNIAGNFLILTLYALFTGLGTLFGGLHAPPVNWLLLMPVYSLLFFNARSAMVWMGVALLTWGGFIGAELLGHTFPDQLDPRLDLAHRAVGVLGLSSMVFAVILLKDHLQSWLVDTIRATAAETRTVLETAPDGILTLDLEGRVLNANNAAARILDQDRDALLGRPIGELVVSLDARRALESAAGAFGLTEEHSAVRADESMFPAEIAFGALEGSGRQSVVLIMRDITERKEADRQLRQARDEAIEASLAKSTFLANMSHELRTPLNAVIGYSEMLMEEIQLMSQESPDAPQQRVEGFLPDLRRIRTAGKHLLMIISDILDLSKIEAGKMTTHIEPFETRPLLDEICDTVRPLAEKNGNQLSLNVDGELGPMQSDATKVRQVLFNLLSNACKFTQQGQIILHARSCDASGQMLFEVRDTGIGMSPEQLERVFDAFTQADTSTTRQFGGTGLGLTITRHFCDLLGGDIHVSSTPGEGTRVCVRMATSLESTPAEKIVETLPA from the coding sequence ATGACCGGTTTGGTTGACTATTTTGTACCCGCGCATTTCCCTGCCGAGGGCTTGCAGCGGCGCCAGGCGCGCATCGCCGTGCAGTCCGTCTTCGCGCTTCTGGGCTGGGGCCCGGTAGCCTGCGCACTGTACTACTTTGGCGGTTCACCGGCGGCGATGTGGGCGGTAGCCGCCGCCACGGTGACCTCCGTCATCACCCCCTTTCTTCTCAAGTGGACCGGCAGCCTCAACATCGCCGGCAACTTCCTGATCCTGACCCTTTACGCCCTCTTCACCGGTCTGGGCACCCTCTTCGGCGGCCTGCACGCTCCCCCGGTCAACTGGCTCTTGCTGATGCCGGTCTACTCGCTGCTCTTTTTTAATGCGCGCAGCGCCATGGTCTGGATGGGCGTGGCCCTTCTGACCTGGGGCGGCTTCATCGGCGCCGAGCTCCTCGGCCACACCTTCCCCGATCAGCTCGACCCTCGCCTGGACCTGGCCCATCGAGCCGTGGGCGTGCTCGGGCTCAGCTCCATGGTCTTCGCCGTCATTCTGCTCAAAGATCATCTTCAGAGTTGGCTTGTCGACACCATACGCGCCACCGCCGCAGAGACCCGCACGGTGCTGGAGACGGCCCCCGACGGCATCCTCACCCTCGATCTGGAGGGGCGCGTACTCAACGCCAACAACGCCGCCGCCCGCATCCTGGACCAGGATCGTGATGCCCTGCTGGGACGACCCATCGGAGAGCTGGTCGTCTCGCTTGATGCACGCCGCGCCCTTGAGAGCGCCGCCGGAGCCTTCGGCCTCACCGAAGAACACAGCGCGGTGAGAGCCGACGAGAGCATGTTCCCGGCCGAGATCGCCTTCGGCGCCCTTGAGGGTAGCGGTCGTCAGAGTGTGGTCTTGATCATGCGCGACATCACCGAGCGCAAGGAGGCCGACCGCCAACTTCGCCAGGCCCGCGACGAGGCCATTGAGGCCAGCCTGGCCAAGAGCACCTTCCTGGCCAACATGAGTCACGAGCTGCGCACCCCGCTCAACGCGGTCATCGGCTACTCCGAGATGCTCATGGAAGAGATCCAGTTAATGAGCCAGGAGTCCCCCGATGCTCCACAGCAACGCGTCGAAGGCTTTTTGCCTGACCTGCGCCGAATCCGCACCGCTGGCAAACACCTGCTCATGATCATCAGCGACATTCTCGATCTCTCCAAGATCGAGGCCGGCAAGATGACCACCCACATCGAGCCCTTTGAGACTCGCCCCCTCCTCGACGAGATCTGCGACACGGTACGCCCCCTGGCCGAAAAGAACGGCAATCAATTGAGCCTCAACGTCGATGGTGAGCTTGGCCCCATGCAATCCGACGCCACCAAAGTTCGCCAGGTGCTCTTCAACCTCCTGAGCAACGCCTGCAAATTTACCCAACAGGGCCAGATCATCCTGCACGCGCGCAGCTGCGACGCGAGCGGCCAGATGCTCTTCGAGGTCCGCGACACCGGCATCGGTATGAGCCCCGAGCAGCTGGAGCGGGTCTTTGACGCCTTCACTCAGGCCGACACCTCCACCACCCGCCAGTTCGGTGGCACGGGCCTTGGCCTGACGATCACCCGCCATTTCTGCGATCTTCTCGGCGGTGACATTCATGTGAGTTCCACCCCCGGTGAGGGCACCCGGGTCTGTGTGCGCATGGCGACATCGCTGGAGAGCACGCCGGCCGAGAAGATCGTTGAAACGCTCCCGGCCTGA
- a CDS encoding cystathionine beta-synthase, which yields MKAANHILEVIGNTPLVKSHTIASHVKADIFLKLEYLNPGSSVKDRPALQIIEDAEAQGLLRPGGTIVEATSGNTGMGLAMAAAIKGYKCIFVMPDKMSDEKIKTLRAFGARVVVCPTAVEPDDPRSYYSVAIRLAQETPNAFHANQYHNPSNPRAHYVKTGPELWEQTEGKIDVFVATMGTGGTISGTAKYLKEQNPNIQVVGVDPIGSIYYDYFKTGKMTEANSYLVEGFGEDIIPSTMDFDYVDEVVRVTDKECFVTTRRLVREEGIFAGGSSGGCLAGAVKYAERIDRHANIVTIMCDTAGRYLTKIFDDEWMRENGFLDEDRGVGTVADMLNGQKQTVFTTEKGASVAEVVGLMKTHGISQLPVIEGDRIVGIVSESDVLNHLLSEGGKGDDPINGLIETNFAVVEPTNRVSLIGQFFRQNKVVLVLDGKKLVGIITKIDFIDYVSRQI from the coding sequence ATGAAAGCCGCCAATCACATCCTGGAAGTCATCGGTAACACGCCGCTGGTCAAGAGCCACACCATCGCCAGCCATGTCAAGGCAGACATCTTCCTGAAGCTGGAGTACCTCAACCCGGGCTCCAGCGTTAAAGATCGTCCCGCCCTCCAGATCATCGAAGATGCCGAAGCCCAGGGCCTGCTGCGCCCCGGCGGCACCATCGTCGAGGCCACCAGCGGCAACACCGGTATGGGTCTTGCGATGGCCGCCGCCATCAAGGGCTACAAGTGCATCTTCGTGATGCCCGACAAGATGAGCGACGAGAAGATCAAGACCCTTCGCGCCTTCGGCGCTCGCGTGGTCGTCTGTCCCACCGCCGTCGAGCCCGACGATCCCCGCTCCTACTACTCGGTGGCCATCCGCCTGGCTCAGGAAACCCCCAACGCCTTCCACGCCAACCAGTACCACAACCCGTCGAACCCCCGGGCCCACTACGTGAAAACCGGCCCCGAGCTCTGGGAGCAGACCGAGGGCAAGATCGACGTCTTTGTGGCGACCATGGGCACCGGCGGCACCATCAGCGGAACCGCCAAATACCTCAAAGAGCAAAACCCCAACATCCAGGTCGTCGGCGTCGATCCCATCGGCTCGATCTATTACGACTACTTCAAGACCGGCAAAATGACCGAGGCCAACTCCTATCTCGTTGAGGGCTTCGGCGAGGACATCATCCCCTCGACGATGGACTTCGACTACGTTGATGAGGTCGTGCGCGTCACCGACAAAGAATGCTTCGTCACCACCCGACGCCTGGTGCGCGAGGAAGGCATCTTTGCCGGCGGCTCCTCGGGAGGATGTCTGGCCGGCGCGGTCAAGTACGCCGAGCGCATCGACCGCCACGCCAACATCGTCACCATCATGTGCGACACCGCCGGGCGCTACCTCACCAAGATCTTTGATGACGAGTGGATGCGCGAGAACGGCTTCCTCGACGAAGATCGCGGCGTGGGCACCGTCGCCGACATGCTCAACGGCCAGAAGCAGACCGTCTTCACCACCGAGAAGGGTGCCAGCGTCGCCGAGGTCGTCGGCCTGATGAAGACCCACGGCATCAGCCAGCTTCCGGTCATTGAGGGCGATCGCATCGTGGGCATCGTCAGCGAATCCGACGTGCTCAACCACCTCTTAAGCGAAGGCGGCAAGGGCGATGATCCCATCAACGGGCTCATCGAGACGAATTTTGCTGTGGTCGAGCCCACCAACCGCGTCAGCCTCATCGGACAGTTCTTCCGACAGAACAAGGTCGTGCTGGTGCTCGATGGTAAAAAACTCGTGGGCATCATCACCAAGATTGACTTTATCGACTACGTCAGCCGTCAGATCTGA
- a CDS encoding SRPBCC family protein — translation MLSFDRSIDTRLSPEVLWELLVEAFEDPAHSRIWPIALDEVSPITLRPGATLEATYKLGPLHTHQRYVIGEVVEGQSLSYSALGSHPLKGGATVSVLESLQGSQLRWVGHYTARLHPLAPGALLFVKLYFLNAFFASLEHKIRIQEATLDEAPRVHRG, via the coding sequence ATGCTCTCCTTCGACCGCAGCATTGACACTCGACTCAGCCCGGAGGTCCTCTGGGAGCTTCTGGTCGAAGCCTTTGAAGATCCCGCCCACAGCCGCATCTGGCCCATCGCTCTCGACGAGGTCTCGCCCATCACCCTGCGCCCCGGCGCCACGCTGGAGGCCACCTACAAGCTCGGCCCGCTGCACACCCACCAGCGCTACGTCATCGGCGAGGTCGTCGAAGGGCAGAGCTTGAGCTACAGCGCTCTGGGCTCACACCCCTTAAAAGGGGGCGCCACCGTCAGCGTGCTCGAAAGTTTGCAGGGAAGCCAGCTTCGCTGGGTGGGGCACTACACCGCGCGACTTCACCCGCTGGCCCCGGGCGCGTTGCTCTTCGTCAAACTCTATTTTCTCAACGCCTTTTTCGCGAGCCTTGAACACAAAATCCGCATTCAGGAGGCGACGCTCGATGAGGCTCCGCGCGTTCATCGGGGCTAG